The Arachis ipaensis cultivar K30076 chromosome B10, Araip1.1, whole genome shotgun sequence DNA window GTATGAACTTGTGAGTTGTGAATTTGTGTTTTGATTTGTGAATTTGTGTTGAATTGTGACTTTTGACTTGTTatggtatatatatattagttataattctatgggtaatttaatttatttgagatttattttattttctgtaaaaTTAGTTTTtgctattaaatttttttaatttttataatttacgaGTCATATTTACGTTCCGTCTTAGGGTTCAACGAATTACGATTTTGAGTTAACTTAACGAGTCGAGGTAAAAACTACGAGTTCACTACCTTGGTCCCCtgtactttttttaatttttaattttttttaattaaccttTTAGATGCATGTGTTATAATGAATTTTATGAGATTGAAAGCttattaaaaaatatacaaaataatgttaaaattcttaattttggtttatttttaattttatctaaatttatctaatttgtgtaaaattttaaaatttattattttatatataattttcataTTTCATTTACAAAATaacgaaatatatatatatttaaaactttagtcatattttcattattttgtaaCTTTATGTATGAAAAAGGTAAATAATTTACTTAAATATTTCATTTCTATATACCTGAAATATCACAAActgaatcaaattaaataaaatcgaaagaaagaaaaaatcatTTCGGTTCTCATTACAAAAAAATTGCATTCCTATGttaaatgtattttttttattttttattttcaactgAGTCATTTTTCAAACATTACATCAAATAGCTTAAATTGATTATTTTACCTTTTAGAATTAAATTAATTGAGTCATCCATTTTATCTTACAAATCTCACTCCTTTCTTAtaacttttatttattattaaaacctTTTCATAAGCTTATTAAAACTATTTCCAATATATATCAAGTGTTTAAtacatgttttttattttcatttttagcatattttttttcttttttcgaatAACGGATCTATCTTAATTAAAGTGTGTATTTAAGATTAATAATTAAGGAATATTCTTTCTAGAATTTGTTGAtttgttaattttcttttatgtattataatttatatatatgtgtatacacGCGTGTGTGTAAATAAAGATTATAGAAAATAAAGTTGTTAAACTCTCAAGTTAATTCTTAAATACTTAGTTACAAATTTatgaatttaaataaataaaataagtaaaccTAATAActtaaatttgaaataaattcAAGTCAATTCGAGTAAGTTCAGTAAATTCGTATAACTTGTATAAAATTAATAATCCTTGTGTAtactattttaaatttattttggtcCCTTAAGTATTAAAATatgtaattttgaaaaaaaaataaaaattaaagatataATATCTATATCTAATAAATTTTAGTTTCTAACATCACATATTTGTAATTTATTCAAAGATTTTagatagagaaaaaatatttaaNNNNNNNNNNNNNNNNNNNNNNNNNTTAtcagaaaaaaaaatcacaaaacaattaCCACATATTGATAACATGTAtcaaaagtaataaaataatttataatgatttcttttatatatttaatttattcaaACAAAATAGATTAGATATAATACTTGAAAGACTTTTTTTTGGGTCATAATACTTGAGAGACTATAATTATTAGAACTAAAAACATGTTGTCCCCCGATTATACAAAAATACTATCATAGCGAGGCCTAAATTTGCCATTAATGCCTTGATCGATGAATTTTTTAGTTAAACGAATTTTACAAAATTCGAATCATCAATACTTATTTAAGTAGATGATATGAGTTAATCACTCAATCAATTTAAGTTAATTATTATAATTCTAAGACTAAAATTTATTGTTGATAGTTAATGAATTTTTTATTGACtaagaaaaatttaaattatactcAATATCTATTTTACTAAACTCTAAGAACTTAGGTGCTCAAAAATCAATagtaaatattttgttaattaattaCCATAATATATACTTACACATCAAAGGAAATTCTAATATTGGATTTCTCGTAAAAATATTCTATTGataatatatgataattataACTATAAATAGTTACTGTTATGAATCAAGTTAATGTTCatacttttttatatatataatttaataaataagataTATTAATTTTTNNNNNNNNNNNNNNNNNNNNNNNNNNNNNNNNNNNNNNNNNNNNNNNNNNNNNNNNNNNNNNNNNNNNNNNNNNNNNNNNNNNNNNNNNNNNNNNNNNNNNNNNNNNNNNNNNNNNNNNNTGATGACAATAATATATTTCAAAATTTCATCTTATAATTAGGGAGAAACTGCCCAACATACTTAAAAACGACAACGTTTCTTAGTCACATTATATTATTATTGTAATGGCTGGCTTCCAAATTCTAATTCAACTACCCAAATTTGACTTTTCAATGCTATTTTAGAGgtaattttagtaattttaagcCTTACTTTAAGACAAATTGCAACTCACAACTTACCCGTACTAAGTAACATCATATTCCATTGTCGTACACAGTATATGGGATAATTTttctatattatattatattgcaTAAATATATCTGAACTTTAGTGNNNNNNNNNNNNNNNNNNNNNNNNNNNNNNNNNNNNNNNNNNNNNNNNNNNNNNNNNNNNNNNNNNNNNNNNNNNNNNNNNNNNNNNNNNNNNNNNNNNNNNNTTTTTattggtaataataataataataataataataataataataataataataataataatgatgaaatttatttagtaaaaataaaattaaatgaaaaataaaagtaaacttTTAAAAAGAATGCACATTATATATGAtatctttaattattttattgttaaaaaaaaatcttcGCTCTATATTAAAAAATGTAACACTCTTCACGATACCATAATTCTAATGATAATTGTTGAGAAACATGTTGTTTCAACAATGGCAGCCAATATTTTGAACTATAGCAACCATCGGATATTCATTTTCTTCATTGGCATCTTTTAGAGATAagcagaaagaaagaaagaagagttaGATACAAATTCAATTCATCCAGCTAATCACAATAACTCCTCTTGAGCGTTtgcaatcttcatcatcatcaactACCATCGCTGCCTGCCAAATCCATTCAAGGTCGTATTTCATGAACAAATTCAACAACTGACTTACAGCTAACATCACCgattcttctaatttttttttgggggTCTGGATTTTTTTTTGGTTGGTGGATTGGATAACCCCAATCCTAGGTACCCTAATGAATTGAACAACTCCTAATCCTAAGTACACAATACACACCCACACATTTCTCACATATTTACTAATTTTTTCTCCTCAGTTGCAGTTGATAGGACTCGAACTCGAGACCTTTGAGATGGGGAGGAAGCGAAATGCCGTGTGAGTTATGGCTGATTGGCGCAGTTCTGGATTCTTCTATTTCTTGTCTCGATGTTTTTGTTTCTATTTCGTGTCACAAATGATATTATCCTTCAAGTAACATGAAAAACAACAAGCTGCCCAAAAGTTTGGCGGCCCACCCAATTGTAAGGTTAGTCCTATGAAATGAACAAATGTCCATGGGCTTTACCCcgtttcaataaaaaaaatagccCATCATGtgaatatttttttacaaaatgTCCATCAACATTTCTTTTTAATCCTTCATTATTTCATTACTCCACGCTGCATGCATTGTGCATAAGTCATAACAAGCTAAGGCTACTTCACAAGACTTATGATGAATGCATTGCTTTGCATCCAAGTAAAAAGCTTCTTTGCCTTTGTGTCATTTATTGTATACaagaagaaaaagtagcaaacaATCACTTGATGCTGTCACCTTTAATTTGGAACTATGCATACTCATTTAAACACAACAAGCAAGCTAACAACTCTTAATAAATAATATCGTATATCAAATCTATTATACATGAATAATGAATTGAAAATATATACTTGAGTGTCATATAAGAAATTAAGCTAATCTTATGAACAGAATTTTGGCAAGTAATAAACAGCAGCATTGCTCAAACTCAAAGTATGATTTTCTGTCTTCTTTAGACTTGCCAATTGGGTCCCACTATTATGTATTCCTTCATCACCATCATACAATATTGTTCTCTTTTCAGCATCCTCTTTCACATCAATGATAATGTTCTTGAAGCTTTTGAGAAACATGGAGTCAAAGAAGCTTTTCAAGTGATCATTTTCCTGCAGCAGGCTTTTCATTCGGCTTTGTCTATTTACATTTAATCTTGGTTTTGTTTCTAAAGGAAATGCCAGATTTCTACTAAGATGTCTCACAGCTTCAGCTGACAACTTTTCATGCTTCAATGTGGAACATATTCTCATCTTTTCATGATCACTTATTCCTGCATGAACCTATGGATTGTATCAGCAAAAGCCTTTAATTAATCATCAAAGTGAATTCAACCAGGAACAACATCTTAATGAACACAATTCAAGCAAAAACTAAAGTACCTTTAGATAAATATCCATGGCAATGTATAATTGATCATGAGATTCCCTTGCAGCATCTGGAACCACTCTAATCAATGCTTCAAATTCACAAGGTTTGAGATGGAGATCAGGAGCAACTTCTAGTAGGAACAAATGCAACATTTTCACAACTCTCTTAAGCCGATTATTGGAAGTTAACTCGGCACTACCTCCAAAGAAGAATGTATGCATCACCCTTAGGACAAAATCAACATCATATGCATGATTCATTCCATTTGGAGATGGAAGAATCAGATAATCAATTGTTGCTTGATCCAGCAGAGCACCTATGAGTTTTTCTATCTCATTTCTGCAGCATCTGCTTATCTTCAAGCTAGTTGCAATTCGATTAAGATCGAATAAATCCTTGCATGGAATCGACCGAACTTGGAGCATGGAAAGAAGATTGATCACAACCTTTGTTGTCTCAATCTTCTCTGCTTCTGCAGCATCACCAagagaatttgatttgtgataGTAGAATAGAAACTTTGAAACAATGGCATgatcaaaatcatgagatatcaTTGCCCTTATGACCTTGTCCACCAAACCAATCTTCAAGAACACaagatcttcaaaccaccatgaTGATGAATCAACAGAAGAGCAGTTACTATTATTGATGCTGCTACTATCACAGGAAAATTGGAAGCTGGATCTATCAGAAGAACATGCAAATGGACTTGCAATAATTCTTGGAAAAGCAACCCTCTCTATCAATTGATCCACAATCATCCTTTCAACAATTGCTGAATATGAATAACTCTTGGAACAGAATAGGCCTTGGCATTGTTTCAATGCTTCAAGAAGCTCACACCAAGTCCAGAACCGAATCCCTTGAAGAAATTTCTCAACATGAGGCTTCAAGCTTGGTGCTTCCATAGATTCAATCTCCAAGAAATCAGCAGCAGAACATAGAAGTGCTACATTTGTTGGAGATAATAGCTCCATGCTCATGCTACTGCTAGTGCTATAACAATAGCAGAGCCGCGCCACGAGCTCAAAACCATGTGAACCTCCCGGGAAGTCATTGAATATAAGTTTGAGTCTCACTTTTTCTCCCACCAGATTGCCAAATAAGTTGCTAAATTTACGGCAAAAAGTTGTAAGAATATTCTGCAGTAATTTATGAAGAAAGTAAAGATATCCTGAGTGTGAAAGCAGCAAATAACTATTAATTAAAGTAACACATTACATTAAAGAAGAGAATAAGATACTTCTTACATACATCAACATGATTAGAGGACACTATCTTCTAACTAACCCATCATGGAATTAATTAGTTAAATAGTTCACTAGAAGAAATGGTACAAGTGAATGAGTGTGCTGATGATCATGGAGTTTCATGCTTGATAAAAGGGAAATTATTGGTATTCTGCACTTTGTGGAATCCATAATTAGATGACATGATGCAATGTAATGCTATAAGAGTGTCTACTAGGCATgcaaaaatactaaaatagtagTAATAATAGAGAGAAAAAGAAGAGCTTCAAATCACCTTGTTTATCATGAAAGTTTCCTCTCCATTGATATCAACTTCAACATCACAGCAAGCTTCCAACTCCATGTTTGTTCCACAGGCTAAAGTGATTAGTAATTTCAAAGAAGCTAAGCATGCAagtggtgatgagaattgaaatAAATTTGTGGGGGCTTGAAAggctataatataatataatataatcagAAAGGAAACTTGGTGGGAACATGTATGTAAAAAGGATCATCAGTTACTGTAGAAAGAGAAGAATGATGTTGGTGGATACTAGAAAAAACATGTATACACTTTCTCTCTACATTTGCCAAATTCCTTAACACAACAAATCTTCATATTAAAAGActtgaatttcaattttaatttcaaactaGCTAGAGTCAGAATTAGACCTTTTCTTGTATGAATTGAACGAGTCATATTCATTATGTCTAAGTACCATATATAAATATCTAACAGTAATTAGTTTATCCTTTCATTGATTTTCTAGCcacaaattaaataaagaaagagACATATTGGTTGAGTGTGACTATGCTCATTACTCGtggttattaataataattaattatcataGAAAATCATAATTGAATCTGACCAATGTATTTACTTTGACTGAAANNNNNNNNNNNNNNNNNNNNNNNNNNNNNNNNNNCCAAAAGaatgttaaaaattttgatttttttttttttcgtgaaACCAGGTTCAATATCAAATCACATTGACGAATTGGTATTGACTTGTAAGGCAATTTTGGTAGAACACTAATAATGGTCAATTATGTGTAATCATTTGAATACTGTGTTTATTTGTTTGGCATTGTTTGGCATTAGATTAAAGTATGTCTAAAATCTTAATTTACTATGAATATTTTATTATAGAAATACTTATAagagaatgtgaattaaaatgTGAATTACACCCTCCATCAAATAGAGATAATTCTTTCCATAGTGGACGAATATTTATAGCTTAATGACCTTTTTTAACGTCATAAATGACAATAATAACCTCACGTGGGTCATGGCTATTGAAAT harbors:
- the LOC107623234 gene encoding BTB/POZ domain-containing protein At3g22104-like isoform X2, which encodes MELEACCDVEVDINGEETFMINKNILTTFCRKFSNLFGNLVGEKVRLKLIFNDFPGGSHGFELVARLCYCYSTSSSMSMELLSPTNVALLCSAADFLEIESMEAPSLKPHVEKFLQGIRFWTWCELLEALKQCQGLFCSKSYSYSAIVERMIVDQLIERVAFPRIIASPFACSSDRSSFQFSCDSSSINNSNCSSVDSSSWWFEDLVFLKIGLVDKVIRAMISHDFDHAIVSKFLFYYHKSNSLGDAAEAEKIETTKVVINLLSMLQVRSIPCKDLFDLNRIATSLKISRCCRNEIEKLIGALLDQATIDYLILPSPNGMNHAYDVDFVLRVMHTFFFGGSAELTSNNRLKRVVKMLHLFLLEVAPDLHLKPCEFEALIRVVPDAARESHDQLYIAMDIYLKE
- the LOC107623234 gene encoding BTB/POZ domain-containing protein At3g22104-like isoform X1 → MELEACCDVEVDINGEETFMINKNILTTFCRKFSNLFGNLVGEKVRLKLIFNDFPGGSHGFELVARLCYCYSTSSSMSMELLSPTNVALLCSAADFLEIESMEAPSLKPHVEKFLQGIRFWTWCELLEALKQCQGLFCSKSYSYSAIVERMIVDQLIERVAFPRIIASPFACSSDRSSFQFSCDSSSINNSNCSSVDSSSWWFEDLVFLKIGLVDKVIRAMISHDFDHAIVSKFLFYYHKSNSLGDAAEAEKIETTKVVINLLSMLQVRSIPCKDLFDLNRIATSLKISRCCRNEIEKLIGALLDQATIDYLILPSPNGMNHAYDVDFVLRVMHTFFFGGSAELTSNNRLKRVVKMLHLFLLEVAPDLHLKPCEFEALIRVVPDAARESHDQLYIAMDIYLKVHAGISDHEKMRICSTLKHEKLSAEAVRHLSRNLAFPLETKPRLNVNRQSRMKSLLQENDHLKSFFDSMFLKSFKNIIIDVKEDAEKRTILYDGDEGIHNSGTQLASLKKTENHTLSLSNAAVYYLPKFCS